The Oncorhynchus masou masou isolate Uvic2021 chromosome 2, UVic_Omas_1.1, whole genome shotgun sequence genomic sequence GATTGTGACTTCTAATGTTTGTCAGGACCtggagagacagaacgagagcCAGCAGGAGACTCTGAGGAAGTTTCACCTGGAGCAGAGGACTCTGATGGACAAGGTCAAACTACTGCAGCAGCAGCTcagccaggtacacacacacacacacacacacacacgcacacacgcacacacacacacacacacacacacacacacacacacacacacacacacacacacacacacacacacacagacacacacacacacacacacacacacacacagacacacgcacacaggcacacagacagaaagTAGTGTCGACAACTTCTTGACTCACATGGAAAGTCACTGAGAGGGGAATCAAACACAGTTTGTGCTTCAAGAGAAACATAAGAACTTGGACGGTGACAGGCACTATATATGGTAATGAGTTGTTTGTCAAACACTCTGATACTTAACTTGTAATCCTCTATATCCTGTGCAGGAAAAACATACAGTGGAATGCATCCATAAAGAGGTAAGGACAGCCACATAACTCAATTGTTTGGGGTGGGAAGAAAAAATTGAACATTTTACCGATAGATTAGAGCGTTGAATTAGCATGTCTGTTTGTTTGTGGCTGTTTGTGAGAATTTTGAAAGATTTGATTGGATACCAGGCCATAGCTGTGTTCATCTGAAAGTTACTGTCCTCAAATGCAACTAAAGTTGCTAGGCTGTTGATCTGCTCTAAAGCTCCACGTTGTGTTTGTGCTGAATTAGAGGGAACAGCTGAAGCTCCTACTGAGTGCCaaagacagggaggagggggctCGGGCCCCAGAGACTGTCAAGGTTCAGCTCAGGAGCCACATGGTGAGGGACCACAGCCAAATGCCAACCCTGCTGCAGCATATGAAATCATCACGGGGTTTTACATAATAATAACACTAAGAGCTCTTGCTGAGGTTGTCCAAGGTTATGCGTGAATgtgaacatactgtatgttctatGTGTTTTCAGGGGGACTACTCTGGCCAGTCTGTTATCAAAGGTGAGGGAGCTCTCTTTTTAATGTGAGATATCAGAGAATAAGAGATCCAATCAGAGGATCTGAATGAAAAAAGACCTCTTCTGAATCATCTCTGTATTTGTTCTGGCAGGAAAAGACAATGTCCTCGTCAAACAATCTCACAGCCTGGATTCAGCGCAGGTAAACCTGACTTCGTTTTTCTAGAGCATTATGGACCGCAATGACAAGGAAACTGTCATGGAGTATGAGAAACACGCAGACCATATCTGCTGTGTATTCTAGTCCAGTCAGCAACCATGAGCTTATCAGCTCTCTGACAGCCAAATAAACGGCTGAATTCTCATTTCGTCCTATCAGCTGTTTGCCCCCCAGCAAATGAGAGATTTATTCTCTTAAACCACTGCAGGTATTTTTTAGATTTTGGGCTCAACTTTTAAATTGATATTTTTTTATCCTATTGTAGCCTTCACATCTTCTCAGTATTCTCGTGTCGCTATAGTGGAACTGACTAAGTCAGCTCTCATTGCAAAACCAATATTGGACTGACACTGCTGTGAGTGAGAAATAGGTGTGCGAAGTGTATGTAAATTGCACAATCATTCCACACACATGAAACTTTTGTTCCTGCTGTAGGTGCTGCAGTCGTCCGGTCTTTCACACTCACTGTCCCGTCCCCTGGAGCTTGCGGGACGTCCTGGTGTGGGCTGGGACCCAGTCGAGGAGGTGGAGGCCCTGCGGCGCGAGCTGGAGACGGTGAGGAGGCGGCAGCAGACTGCCGAGGAAGAGGCTCTTCGCCTGCAGGCGGCACTGGCCCGCAAAAGCCAGGAGTGCCAAGAGCTGGTCCAGAGCCGGGAGACCATCCAACGGCAGGCAGACCGGCAGGTCCAGGAGCTGGAGGAGGCACTGGGGACGTCCAGAAGAGGATGCTGGACTCTGAAGCCAAGGTCAAGCAGCTCCAGGCCCACGTGGTGGCGGTCAAGGAGCACCTAGGAGGCCAGGCGGCCGACGAGCTCCGTGCCCAGCTCCACGATGTCAAGGCCAAGTACGAGGGCGCCTCGGCCGAGGTGGGCGTGTGCGTAACCACCTGAAGCAGAGTGAGAAGGCCCTGGAGGAGTACAAGAGCAGCGAGGGCCAACTGGCGGTGGAGGCAGAGCGGCTGGGCCTGGAGCTGACCGCCTTGCGGGAGGAGCGGGATGAGCTGGCAGAGGCTGTGCTGGACATGGAGGCCCTCATTAAGGAGTCCCGGGCACGGCAGGGAGAGAAGGTTGTGCCGGCAGAGAAGTTCGACAACATGAAGAACCTGCTGAGCAATGCGGTGGATGAGAAGGAGCGTCAGCTGGCAGAGCTGCGGGAGGACTATGACCGTGTGCTGGAGGAGGTGGCTGAGCTACACAGGGAAATGGACAGCCAGCAAACCCAGGCCGGGACAGGGGCGGTCCCCTGCAGGAGCATGAGAGGATGAGGACGACCCTGGAGGAACAGAGTTCCTCCATGAAGAGGAGGCTGGCGGACATAACTGCCAAGAGCCAGGCACTGATCCGCCAGGTagaggagagcgaggaggagcGGGAGATGCTCCAGGAGCAGCTGGAGGAGCTCAACAGCAGGGTGGAGGCCAACTTCATCCCCCTCAAGGCCCATGAAGAGGCCAAGAGCGCCCTGGAGAGAGCTGTGGAGAAGCTGGAGGAGAGGCTGGTGGAGGCCGCAGAAAGGAACGGCCAGGCCGAGGTGCAGATCCAGAGGCTACAAACGGAGAGGGTCACCCTGTGTGAGAGTGTCACCAGCCTACAGAGCGCTACCGTGCCCTCTGAGAAGTTCCGGAGCGAAGTGGGTGCCCTGAATGCTCGCAACGCTGAACTGGTGAAGGAACTGGAAGTGCTCCAGAAGAggtttgaagagagagagaaggagctcgCCCAGGTCACTGCCAAGAACCAGTCTCTGAAACAGAGCCTAAATGGAGAGTACGTGTCCAGAGAGAAACATGAGCAAGTGAATTCGGAGCTGAGTGCTGCTTTGGAGAAGGCCAAGGCTGAGCTCTccaaagtggagaaggagagcAAAGAAAGTGAGGAAGAGTTGCAGAAGGTGAAAGAGGGTAGTGCAGAGTTGAAAGAGAAGCTGGATAATGTTCAGGTGATGATAGAAAATGACTATGTGTGCCTTATAGACCATGAAGCTGTAAGGGTTAAGTTGAGCAATGCTGTTGTTGAGGCGGAGCATCGTGCCAAAGAGGCGTTGGCAAGCTACCAGTCTGCCCAAGATGGGACAGTAAAGCTTCACCAAGAAATGGAGGCGCAGAAGAAAGAACTCGACACCATCCAGGAAGCTATCCAGGCCAAGTTTGTCCCGTTGACTgccatagaggagagggagaactcCTACAACACCAAGCTGAAAGACTTGACAGGAAAGCTCTCGGAGATGCAAGAGAAGTACAACAAGGAGAAGTTGGAGGGGGAACGTCACAAGCAGGAGAAAGAGAAACTGAAAGTGCAGATGGAGTCTGTGCAGCAGAGAATGGAGACAGGCTTTGTCGCCAGTAAAAAGCACAAGGAGGTGGAAGATGAGTACAGGGGTAAAATGGAGGAGCTGACGCTGAGGTTGGTAGACCTGGAGCAGCAGTACAAAGACGTGACTGTGCAGAGGGCCGAGCTGGAGGAGCAGAACGCCCTGTGTAACACTGACATCCAGAGCCTGCAGCAGCGCCTGGAATCCGAGTCAACCCGGCTGGAACACTATGAGGCCGAGCACCAAGCCCTGAGGGGCACCATCCACCAAGCCCAGGACGAGTGCCAGAAAGCCAGGGAGGCCCAGCGTGGGGAGGCCCAGAGAGCCTGCGCCTTGGAGAAGGAGCTCCAGGGATGCTCCGGGGACCAGGCCGTCCTCCTGCAGCAGCATGCTCAGGCCAAGGAGGCCCTGGAGGGGCAGGTGGCCCAGCTACTTGCTTCCCTTCGCCAGGAGCAGGAGACCAGCGCCCAGAGGGCCCAGAACGTGGCAGCCCTGCAGTCAGAGCTGCTCCGGGCCACCCAGGCCCTGGACGAACTCGGAGGAAGAGAGGACCAGTTGAGCCAGCTGAAGGCCGAGAAGCAGCGTCTGCAGGAAGAGACAGCGGCGTTGGGGGAGAGGCTATCTGGGCTGGCGGAGCAGTGCGAGGTGCTCCACCATGAGGTGGCCCAGGCCAGGGAGGATGAGGGCAGGGCCAGAGAGGACAAGTCCAGGGCCAGGGTGGAAACTGAGGCCCTGCAGGAGAAGAGCAACACCATGGATAAGGAGATCCGGGAGCTGAAAGAGAGGTACGAGGAGTCGCTCAGCACCATCGGGGAGTTTCAGAGGAGGATCCAGATGTCGGCGGAGCAGACCGAGGTCAAAGACAAAAAGGTAGGAGAAATATTCTGCATTGAATTGTCGGCCATTTTTAATATGAATAAAATCAACATAAATGTGCAGTTCCAGCCAAAAggtgacacacctactcattcaattttctacattgaaaaAAAGCGGtcatcaagggtggctactttgaagaatcaaaatacattttgatttgtttaacacttttttggttactatatgattccatgtgtgatatttcatagttttgatgttttcactattattctacaatgtagaaaatatgaaaaaaaataaaaactctggaatgagttggtgtctaaacttttgactggtactatatatggTAGTATTTACATTTGGCAAGATCTCAATTTCTCAGTTTTTAGTTCTGTTATGAAGTTTGGCAGTTTTTCTGGCAATACTTTGGTCCGTTGATATGAGGTTTTCTAAATATGTAGATGGTTATGTATGTTCTGGTGCTAACAGCTTTGTGTGTTTCAGATCAGCGAGTTGCTGACGGATGTGGAGAGACTGAAACAGGCCCTCAATGGTCTGTCCCAGCTGGCGTACGCTGGCAACGCTGCACCCAATAAGAGACAGATGCAGCACATAGACACACTCCAGGCCCAGATCAAGAGCCTGCAGCAGCAGCTggctgtgagtgtgtatatatatatacatgcacacacacacacacacacacacacactgcagatgtAGTGGATGGCAGCTAGTTGTAGCTAACCTAGCATTTCTGTGACATTGCCCCTATttgacagtttaaaaaaaatacatacacacagaacATACCTGTACATTTTAAAACTTGTCAGGGACGACACAAAGTAAATGACTTATTTATGTTGTGGTCCCTTTCATTGTGTGAAGCTGTAACAATTGACTTGCCTACATAGTGTACATACTTGATTGTATTGACATGTTATACTCATGACAAGACGATGACCTATAACATGGTGTCATGTCAATACGCTGCACTAACACCATAATCAGTCACTCAGTACTCTCTGGCTCCAAACATAATGAGCCTCGTTAGTAGGAACCAAAGCATTTTTTCAGTCCAGCGTTAGTTACCGATAATGGGATGTTATTATCTTCGTTAATTACCTTGATGACATAGAGGTTTGGTCCAGACGTGATTGATCCTCCACCCACCGTGAGTTACTGGTAATGAACCATTTCCCTGTGGATACATCAGTACATCAGAAAGAACATCTGTGTCAGTGCTCTTACAGTGCAAACCAAAGGCTATTTGTCGTATAATTACAGTAACACTCTCGCTGTGTGGGTATTACAGCCGATTTACCACTGAGCTGGAAACGATGCGAGACTCAACAAAACATTTGTCTGTGCACCTGATTTTCAAGGACGAcctctgccttcctctctgtCAGCTCACTCGGAGCCTTTGAAATGATGGAGGCAGAGAATGAACTGGGAGTGCTTTTTTTGTTGAAGTCGGGTCTAGCGGCTCGCCAGAACCCAGATGAAAAGAAAATGAGGTCCATATTAGAATCCTGAGAACGTCATTACTCATGCTCTGATGTGAACCCACGGTTGGGGCCACGTTTTGATTTGGAGTTCGCTCTCTTGGCTCTTTCATTCGATGCTGGCAGTCTTCAGGGAATATatagatgccatctattttgctgTGAAAGACAGGCGTATTTCAGAGGTGCATGGTAAGGTGGAGCCAGGCAGGCGGAGTCCCTTTGTAATGTCTGCCAGGTCAGCCCATAGTGGGCCTGTACTCATCAcgtctcttgttgtctctctcttcctctctcctctctctccctctctctccaacatccCCTCTCTTCcaacatctcccctctctcttccccctctctccaacatccccctctctctctcccctctccctcccctctctctctctctctactctctctctaccctaccccctctctctctctccaacatccccctctctttctaccccctctctcttcccctcctcctctctcttcctcctctctctctaccccctctctctcctctctctctctctctctacccctctctctccccctctctcctctctctctctctccccctctctctctctccaacatcccctctcttacccccctctctttctctaccctcttcctctctcttcctctctatccccctctctctctctccaacatccccctctctctaccccctctctctccttccccccctcctctcctcatctcctctctacccctctctcttctccctcccaacatccccctctctttctccccctctccccctctctccttccccccctctccctcctctctctcctctctccctctctccttccctctctctcctcctctaccccctctctctctcttctccctctccctccctctctctctaccccctctctctcccctctccctcctctctctccctctctacccctctctctccaacatccccctctctctttctaccccctctctctcttccccctctctccctcctctcctctctctctctctctacccctctctctctctccaacatctctctctacccctctctctctcttcccctctccctcctctctcctctctcctcctctctcttcccctctcctccctctcctctctcaacatccccctctctctctttctacccctctctctctctcccctctccctcctctctctctccctctctcctctctctctttcatcccccctctcttctctctctccaactctccctctctctttctaccccctctcttcccccttctacccctctctctcctcctctcccatcctctctctttcccctcctctcccctctaccctctctctcctcatacccctctctttccctcttccctctctcccctctctctcctctctctcctctctactcccctcttctcttcccctcttccctctctctcccctctctctcctccaacatccccctctctctcttcccctctccctcctctctcctctctctctccctctctcttcacaggATGCTGAGAGTCAACACAGAGAGGTGGTTTCAATTTATAGAACTCATCTCCTCAGTGCAGcacaggtcagtgtgtgtgtttcttttagtTAGTGATTTTTGTTTCTAGTTAAAGTAAAATATAACACTCAAGCCTCCCTGGCATCTCTTGTATTTTTGTTGCCCAGCAAattcctgaagacaaataataTATCTGAAAATATATGTGATTGTTGATACGATAGTGTCCTAAATGTCAGAGGCTGACGACACTAGTAGACTGGCCCATAACCCCCACTTCTGACGACACCAGTAAGACTGTCCCATAGCCCACACTGCTGACGACACCAGTAAGACTGGCCCATAGCCCATACTGCTGACGGCTCTCTCTGCTAAGACTGGCCCATAGCCCACACTGCTTCTACACCAGTAAGACTGTCCCTAGCCCATACTGCTGACGACCCCAGTAAGACTGGCCCATTCCCCACACTGCTGACAACCCCAGTAAGACTCTCCAACATAGCCCACACTGCTGACGACCCCAGTAAGACTGTCCCATAGCCCCACTGCTGACACCAGTAAGACTGTCCCTAGCCCACACTGCTGACGACTCTCAGTAAGACTGTCCCATAGCCCACACTGCTGACGACACCAGTAAGACTGGCCCATAGCCCATACTGCTGACGACCCCAGTAAGACTGGTCCATAACCCACACTGCTGACGACCCCAGTAAGACTGTCCCATAGCCCACACTGCTGACGACCCCAGTAAGACTGGCCCATAGCCCACACTGCTGACGACCCCAGTAAGACTGGTCCATAACCCACACTGCTGACTTCCCCAGTAAGACTGTCCCATAGCCAACACTGCTGACGACCCCAGTAAGACGGTCCAACATAACCCCACTGCTGACGACCCCAGTAAGACTGGCCCTAGCCCCACTGCTGACGACACCAGTAGACTGTCCCATAGCCCCCACTGCTGACGACCCCAGTAAGACTGGCCCATAGCCCACACCAACACCCCAGTAAGACTGGCCCATAGCCCCACTGCTGACGACCCCAGTAAGACTCTCCCATAGCCCACACTGCTGACGACACCAGTAAGACTGTCCCATAGCCCATACTGCTGACGACCCCAGTAAGACTGGCCCATAGCCCACACTGCTGACGACCCCAGTAAGACTCTCCCATAGCCCACACTGCTGACGACCCCAGTAAGACTGTCCCATAGCCCACACTGCTGACGACACCAGTAAGACTGTCCCATAGCCCACACTGCTGA encodes the following:
- the LOC135556031 gene encoding LOW QUALITY PROTEIN: uveal autoantigen with coiled-coil domains and ankyrin repeats protein-like (The sequence of the model RefSeq protein was modified relative to this genomic sequence to represent the inferred CDS: inserted 3 bases in 3 codons; deleted 1 base in 1 codon), which encodes MTVNTDWNKYDDRLMKAVERGEVDKVAAVLSKKGIIPTKLDMEGRSAFHLSATRGHLDCLNLILGHSVDLTATDATGKNALHLASRNGQSLCVQKLLQHNCPVGNVDLQGRTALHDAVMAGCSSSVKLLCDSGASVNASDFDGRTPLVLATQMCHPHICRLLLERGADIAIRDKQNKTALTLGCEYGCKDAVEVLLKSGADVTAVDSFGHDCFHYARLSKNQELVSLFKTYLLLNVTKAKEAAKMEQKKRQHSVEMTEQAEANVRDLERQNESQQETLRKFHLEQRTLMDKVKLLQQQLSQEKHTVECIHKEREQLKLLLSAKDREEGARAPETVKVQLRSHMGDYSGQSVIKGKDNVLVKQSHSLDSAQVLQSSGLSHSLSRPLELAGRPGVGWDPVEEVEALRRELETVRRRQQTAEEEALRLQAALARKSQECQELVQSRETIQRQADRQVQELEEAXGDVQKRMLDSEAKVKQLQAHVVAVKEHLGGQAADELRAQLHDVKAKYEGASAEXGRVRNHLKQSEKALEEYKSSEGQLAVEAERLGLELTALREERDELAEAVLDMEALIKESRARQGEKVVPAEKFDNMKNLLSNAVDEKERQLAELREDYDRVLEEVAELHREMDSQQTQAGTGAVXLQEHERMRTTLEEQSSSMKRRLADITAKSQALIRQVEESEEEREMLQEQLEELNSRVEANFIPLKAHEEAKSALERAVEKLEERLVEAAERNGQAEVQIQRLQTERVTLCESVTSLQSATVPSEKFRSEVGALNARNAELVKELEVLQKRFEEREKELAQVTAKNQSLKQSLNGEYVSREKHEQVNSELSAALEKAKAELSKVEKESKESEEELQKVKEGSAELKEKLDNVQVMIENDYVCLIDHEAVRVKLSNAVVEAEHRAKEALASYQSAQDGTVKLHQEMEAQKKELDTIQEAIQAKFVPLTAIEERENSYNTKLKDLTGKLSEMQEKYNKEKLEGERHKQEKEKLKVQMESVQQRMETGFVASKKHKEVEDEYRGKMEELTLRLVDLEQQYKDVTVQRAELEEQNALCNTDIQSLQQRLESESTRLEHYEAEHQALRGTIHQAQDECQKAREAQRGEAQRACALEKELQGCSGDQAVLLQQHAQAKEALEGQVAQLLASLRQEQETSAQRAQNVAALQSELLRATQALDELGGREDQLSQLKAEKQRLQEETAALGERLSGLAEQCEVLHHEVAQAREDEGRAREDKSRARVETEALQEKSNTMDKEIRELKERYEESLSTIGEFQRRIQMSAEQTEVKDKKISELLTDVERLKQALNGLSQLAYAGNAAPNKRQMQHIDTLQAQIKSLQQQLADAESQHREVVSIYRTHLLSAAQGHMDEDVQAALLQIIRMRQEFVC